A genome region from Methylobacterium sp. FF17 includes the following:
- a CDS encoding IS630 family transposase (programmed frameshift): MSVAVPLREDFDADDLRRLARTSRDAGQSRRLLALAVIYDGGSRTAAARIGAVSLQTVRDWVLAFNVDGPAGLIDRKAPGNPPKLDAAQRQALARVIEEGPDLDRHGVVRWRLKDLAAWIYTSFGISLDESTLGRTIKTLGFRKLSVRPRHHEQDPAALVAFKKNLPAAVTVIRAGLPPGTAIELWWQDEARVGQKNTLPRRWARRGSRPSAPKDQRTGYAYIFGAICPEKGKGAGLVMPRCDASAMNAHLAEISRSVDPAAHAVLILDGAGWHSAHDLAVPGNITLLPLPPCAPELNPVENVWQFLRDNWLGDRIFTSYEDIVDRCCDAWNRLTAQPWKIMSLGLRDWAYRL, encoded by the exons ATGTCCGTTGCCGTGCCACTGCGGGAGGACTTCGATGCGGATGATCTGCGCCGGTTGGCCCGGACGAGCCGCGACGCGGGCCAGAGCCGTCGGCTGCTTGCGCTGGCGGTGATCTACGATGGCGGCAGCCGCACGGCTGCGGCCCGGATCGGGGCCGTGAGCCTGCAGACGGTGCGCGATTGGGTGTTGGCCTTCAACGTGGACGGACCTGCCGGACTGATCGACCGCAAAGCTCCCGGCAATCCACCCAAGCTGGATGCAGCGCAGCGGCAGGCGCTGGCGCGGGTGATCGAGGAAGGCCCCGACCTGGATCGGCACGGTGTGGTGCGCTGGCGGCTGAAGGACTTGGCGGCCTGGATCTACACGAGCTTCGGGATCAGCCTGGACGAGAGCACGCTCGGCCGCACGATCAAGACCCTCGGCTTCCGCAAGCTGTCGGTGCGCCCGCGCCACCACGAGCAGGACCCAGCCGCGCTGGTGGCATTCA AAAAAAACCTGCCCGCCGCCGTGACTGTGATCCGGGCCGGCTTGCCGCCCGGCACGGCCATCGAGCTATGGTGGCAGGACGAGGCGCGGGTCGGTCAGAAGAACACGCTCCCGCGACGCTGGGCCCGCCGGGGCAGCCGGCCCTCCGCCCCTAAGGACCAGCGCACGGGCTACGCCTACATCTTCGGGGCGATCTGCCCGGAGAAGGGCAAGGGGGCTGGTCTCGTCATGCCCCGCTGCGACGCCTCGGCGATGAACGCACATCTGGCCGAGATCAGCCGCAGCGTCGATCCCGCCGCCCACGCCGTGCTCATCCTCGACGGAGCCGGCTGGCACAGCGCTCACGATCTCGCCGTGCCCGGCAACATCACGCTGCTGCCACTGCCGCCCTGCGCGCCCGAACTCAACCCTGTCGAGAATGTCTGGCAGTTCCTACGCGACAACTGGCTCGGCGATCGGATCTTCACGTCCTACGAGGACATCGTCGACCGATGCTGCGACGCCTGGAACAGGCTGACTGCCCAGCCTTGGAAGATCATGTCCCTCGGACTGCGCGACTGGGCATATCGGTTATGA